AGAGCCCCATCGGCTACAGCAAGCGCCAGAAGGCGACGGTGGAAGCGTTGGGGCTGCGCAAATTGCATCAGACGGTGGAGAAGGAAGACACCCCTGTCATCCGGGGGATGATCAACAAGGTCTCCCACCTGGTGGTGGTCGAAGAGGCCTGAGACCGGACCGGGACGCCCTCCGGCGGGCGAGGCCCGAAATGGCGTGTAGAGAGCCCGCCAAGCCCGAGGACGTCGCCGAATTTATAAAGGATAGAAGACCATGAAACTACATGACCTGCGTCCTGCAGAAGGTGCCAAGAAAAAGCGCAAGCGAGTAGGTCGTGGTACTGGTTCCGGTCGTGGGAAAACCAGTACGCGCGGCACCAAGGGCCAAAACGCCCGCAGCGGCGGTGGGGTCCGCCCGACTTTTGAGGGTGGCCAGCTTCCCCTGGTGAAACGCCTGCCCAAGCTGCGGGGTTTCAACAACCGCTTCAAGGTGCACTATGCGGCCATCAACGTGGATGTGCTGGACCGGCTGTTTGAGGCCAACGACCAGGTTTCGCCCGACAGCCTGGCCGATCGGGGGCTGATCGATCGGGGCGATCCCATCGTCATCTTGGGGCGAGGGGAGATCGGCAAGCCGGTACATGTGAAGGCCCACCGGGTCAGTGAAAGCGCCCGCCAAAAGATCGAGGCCGCGGGCGGCTCCATCGAGCTGTTGCCCGTCTTCGTCAACAAAAATCTGCCCCGTTCCTGAGACGGATGCGTTACGTCGGTCTGTCCGATTGTTGCCGTATTGCCTGTCACCCCGGTGGGTGGCCCGCCGTCCCGGCCCCAGGCCGGAGCGACCTGAGCCGCCCATCGGGAAGTGATGGGCCGTGCTGGATTATCAAGGGGGAAGATCTTTATGCTTGAGGCTGTACGTAATGCATTCCGTTTGCCGGATCTGCGCCACAAGCTCCTGGTCACCATCGGCATTCTGATCCTCTACCGGTTTGCCGCCAACATTCCGTTGCCTGGCGTAGACCGGGATGCCCTGGCCCAGTTGTTCCGGGGCGACGATCAGAATATGCTCCTCAGCCTCCTGAACTTTTTCAGCGGTGGCGGCCTGGCCCAGATGGGCGTCATGGCGTTGGGGGTCTATCCCTACATCACCGCGTCCATCATCATGCAGCTGCTGACGCCCATTGTGCCCGCATTGGAAGAGCTCAGCAAGGAGGGGGAGCAGGGGCGCATGCGGATCAACCAGTACACCTACTGGATGACCGTGCCCCTGGCTGTCTTGCAGGCCATTGCCCAGGGGACGCTGCTCAGCCGCCCGGTGGGTGGCGGCCTGGTGATCCTGCCCAACTGGGGCTTCACCGGGGACGCACTCCTGCCCTCGCTGACCATCATCTTCGGCATGACCGCCGGCACCATGTTTGGCGTCTGGCTGGGGCAGCTGATCACGGAGCAGGGCATCGGGAACGGCGTCTCCCTGATCATCTTTGCCGGGATCCTCTCATCGGTGCCGTTCCAGATCCGCCAGCTTTCCCAGCAGCCGGTGCTCCTGGTCATCTTCGTCATCATCACCGTCCTGACCGTGGCCCTGATCGTCTGGGTGCAGGAAGGACAACGGCGCATCCCGGTTCAATACGGGAAACGGGTCCGTACCATGCGGGGGAATCGCATGATGATGGTGGGCGGACAGAGCACCCACGTGCCCCTGCGGGTGAACACTGCAGGCATGATCCCCCTGATCTTCGCCCAGAGCCTGCTCATCCTCCCCAGCACGGTGGCCAGCTACTTTGTGGCGCGGCCGGACTGGCTGGGCAGCGTGGCCCTCTGGGTGAGTAACGCCATGAGCCCCACCAACTTCCTGTACTGGCTGCTCTACTTCCTGTTTACCGTGGCGTTCACCTATTTCTACACCGACGTCATGTTCCGGCAGCAGAATCTGCCGGAGACCCTCCAGAAGCAGGGCGGCTTCATCCCTGGCATCCGGCCCGGGCCCCGTACAGAGGCCTACCTCAACGGCGTCCTTTCCCGGATCACCCTGGTGGGGGCCCTCTTTCTGGGCTTCATCGCCATCCTGCCCTACCTGGTGGGTGTGGCCGCGGACAGCATCTTTGGCGGCGCCGGCGTATTGACCGGCTACCAGTCGCTCATCATCAGCAGCGCAGGCCTGCTGATCGTGGTCGGTGTGGTGCTGGACACCATGAAGCAGATCGAAGCTCAGTTGCTCATGCGTAACTACGAGGGCTTCATCCGCTGAGCCGTCCATCTGGCCGGCCAGAGACGGATGGTTCGCACGACTCAATCGCTCCTGGGCCTTCGGGCCCGGGAGCACTCCCGGCACCGGTGTGGGCTAGTAAATCCCGACAGAAATTCGCCGATGGTTTCTACCAGAGGGAGCGCGCCCAGAGGGCGCCCGGAATTTCTGCCGTGGTATTTACGCCAGGCTATACTAGAGCTCGGCGCCGGTGTAGGGACCAGCAGGACTTTGAGGAAGGATCATGAACGATCAACGGCGCATGTATCTGGTGTTGCTCGGTGTGCCGGGCGCCGGTAAAGGCACACAGGCGAGGTTGTTGTCGGAGAAACTGCAGATTCCTCAGATTTCCACGGGGGATCTGTTTCGCTATAACCTGAGCCACGAGACGGAACTGGGGCTGTTGGCCAAACAGTACATGGATCGGGGCGATCTGGTACCGGATGAAGTGACCATCCAGATGGTGGCAGAGCGGATCCGCCAGGAGGATTGTGCCCGGGGCGCCATTTTCGATGGTTTTCCCCGCAACCTGAACCAGGCGACGGCCCTGGATCAGATGACCGCTCCCCATGGCGGCATCTCCCTGGCCCCCCTGATCCACCTGGAGGATGAGGAGGCCATGCGCCGCATCACAGGGCGCCGGGTCTGCCGACAGTGTGGCGCGGTCTATCACGTGGAATTCAATCCGCCGGCCCGGGAAGGCATCTGCGACATCGACGGCGGTGAACTCTACCAGCGGGACGACGACAAGCCCGAGACGGTACGGAACCGGCTGTATGTCTACTACAAGCAGACGGCGCCCCTTATCGGTTACTACTTTGCCAAGTCCCTGCTGGTGGAGATCGATGGCTCTCGGCCCATTGAAGAGGTCAACCGGGAGCTCCTGTCCGTGTTGCCCCAGGATGTGTTGGAGTCGTGAATTCCGGCCGAACTTGGCCGATGGTTTCCATCCTGGAGAATGCTCCGGGAGGCGAGTCCGGCTTTCCTGTATGACCTCCCCGGTGGGGACATGCAGGCCGGGACGCGCGGAGGATGGTACGGGTGACCCATGTTTAGACGGGGTAGTCGAAAGTTTTTACGACGGAAGTTGAATCAACCGGTGCAACAGCGGAAAATGCCCATCCTGAAGAGCCCGCGAGAGATCCAGATCATGCGGGAAGCCGGGCGGATTGTGGCCCGGGTCCACGCCGCCATGCGGGAAGCGGTGCGTCCTGGCATCAGCACCTGGGAGCTGGACCAGATCGCGGTGGAGGTCATGCAAAAATATAACGCGACCTCGGCCTTTCTGGGCTATCGGGGATACCCGGCCCACATCTGTACCAGCATCAACGAGGAGCTGGTCCATGGCATCCCCAGCAAGGAGCGAGTGCTGCGGGCCGGGGATATCATCAGCATCGATGTGGGCGTCCGCTACCGGGGCTTCATCGGAGACAGCGCCTGGACCTACGCCGTAGGGGAGGTCAGCCAGGAGGCCCAGCAGTTGATGGCGGTGACCGAAGCCTGTCTCTACGCCGGGATCGAGCAGGCCCGGGTCGGCAATCGCATCGTAGACATCAGCCGCAGCATCCAGTGGTACGTGGAGGAACATGGCTTCCACGTGGTGCGGGAATACACCGGCCACGGCGTCGGACGGCAGATGCACGAGCCGCCCCAGGTCCTCAACTACGTCTCGAACGACGTGGATGGCAACTATGTCATCCAGCCTGGCCTGGTGATCGCCATCGAACCTATGGTCCAGCAAGGAACCTGGCAAACCCGCACCCTGAGCGACAACTGGACGGTGGTCAGCGCGGACGGTAGCCTGGCCGCCCACTACGAGCATACGGTTGCTATTACCCACAATGGGCCAGAAATTTTGACTCTGCCCTGACCTTATGTTAGACTGACTAAGTTGTGCCGAAAAGATTTCGGGAAGGGGATTCCTATCATGAAAGTCCGACCCTCCGTCAAGAAAATATGCGAGAATTGCAAAATCGTGCGGCGGCGTGGCGTTATTTACGTGATCTGTAGCAACCCGAAGCATAAGCAGCGACAAGGGTAAGAGCTAAGAGCAGGGGTAAGAGAAGGAGAGAGCGTCATGGCACGTATTGCCGGTGTGGATATCCCCCGGGATAAGCGGGTCGAGGTCGCCCTGACTTACATTTATGGGATTGGCCGGACCACCAGCAAAGAGATCTTGAAAGCAACCCAGATCGACCCCAATATTCGGGTAAAAGATCTGGATGAAAATCAGTTGGCCCGCCTGCGGGAATACATCGATCGCAACTACCAGGTGGAAGGTGACCTCCGGCGTGAGGTCAACATGAACATCAAGCGCCTGATGGAGATCGGCTGTTACCGGGGGCTGCGCCATCGCCGGAACCTGCCCGTCCGGGGTCAGCGCACCCGGACCAACGCCCGCACCCGGCGGGGTGCCCGCAAGACGGTGGCCGGCAAGAAGCGTGCCCGCAAGTAGTGTGCCCGGCCTGGGCTTGCCCCACAGCCCAGGCTTACATTGCACTTTGCGTAGCGGTCCTATCGTGATGCGCGCTTGCGCCGTGTGAATATCAGCAAAGGTTCAACGAGGAGTAACCATGGCCC
This sequence is a window from Litorilinea aerophila. Protein-coding genes within it:
- the rplO gene encoding 50S ribosomal protein L15, coding for MKLHDLRPAEGAKKKRKRVGRGTGSGRGKTSTRGTKGQNARSGGGVRPTFEGGQLPLVKRLPKLRGFNNRFKVHYAAINVDVLDRLFEANDQVSPDSLADRGLIDRGDPIVILGRGEIGKPVHVKAHRVSESARQKIEAAGGSIELLPVFVNKNLPRS
- the rpmD gene encoding 50S ribosomal protein L30, which produces MAESKTLQITLVKSPIGYSKRQKATVEALGLRKLHQTVEKEDTPVIRGMINKVSHLVVVEEA
- the secY gene encoding preprotein translocase subunit SecY, with the protein product MLEAVRNAFRLPDLRHKLLVTIGILILYRFAANIPLPGVDRDALAQLFRGDDQNMLLSLLNFFSGGGLAQMGVMALGVYPYITASIIMQLLTPIVPALEELSKEGEQGRMRINQYTYWMTVPLAVLQAIAQGTLLSRPVGGGLVILPNWGFTGDALLPSLTIIFGMTAGTMFGVWLGQLITEQGIGNGVSLIIFAGILSSVPFQIRQLSQQPVLLVIFVIITVLTVALIVWVQEGQRRIPVQYGKRVRTMRGNRMMMVGGQSTHVPLRVNTAGMIPLIFAQSLLILPSTVASYFVARPDWLGSVALWVSNAMSPTNFLYWLLYFLFTVAFTYFYTDVMFRQQNLPETLQKQGGFIPGIRPGPRTEAYLNGVLSRITLVGALFLGFIAILPYLVGVAADSIFGGAGVLTGYQSLIISSAGLLIVVGVVLDTMKQIEAQLLMRNYEGFIR
- the rpmJ gene encoding 50S ribosomal protein L36; the encoded protein is MKVRPSVKKICENCKIVRRRGVIYVICSNPKHKQRQG
- the map gene encoding type I methionyl aminopeptidase, with amino-acid sequence MPILKSPREIQIMREAGRIVARVHAAMREAVRPGISTWELDQIAVEVMQKYNATSAFLGYRGYPAHICTSINEELVHGIPSKERVLRAGDIISIDVGVRYRGFIGDSAWTYAVGEVSQEAQQLMAVTEACLYAGIEQARVGNRIVDISRSIQWYVEEHGFHVVREYTGHGVGRQMHEPPQVLNYVSNDVDGNYVIQPGLVIAIEPMVQQGTWQTRTLSDNWTVVSADGSLAAHYEHTVAITHNGPEILTLP
- a CDS encoding adenylate kinase, producing the protein MYLVLLGVPGAGKGTQARLLSEKLQIPQISTGDLFRYNLSHETELGLLAKQYMDRGDLVPDEVTIQMVAERIRQEDCARGAIFDGFPRNLNQATALDQMTAPHGGISLAPLIHLEDEEAMRRITGRRVCRQCGAVYHVEFNPPAREGICDIDGGELYQRDDDKPETVRNRLYVYYKQTAPLIGYYFAKSLLVEIDGSRPIEEVNRELLSVLPQDVLES
- the rpsM gene encoding 30S ribosomal protein S13, with translation MARIAGVDIPRDKRVEVALTYIYGIGRTTSKEILKATQIDPNIRVKDLDENQLARLREYIDRNYQVEGDLRREVNMNIKRLMEIGCYRGLRHRRNLPVRGQRTRTNARTRRGARKTVAGKKRARK